The Nitrospira tepida genome includes a window with the following:
- a CDS encoding IS1380 family transposase, producing the protein MPEKPFASPRLPFEIDDRIDPRLVTAHAGVPLVIELFRRVGAAQVVDEQVRIKQRQRGVTSAQWVETLIALWAAGGDRCQDLTTLRADAALAALLGYELPAATTMRDFLEACHVEDLPLLRAGEQTAVPEESAPLAGVGAANRRILAAVQQQMPQRTATLDVDATILEAHKRTATVTYEGTSGYQPVVVVWAEQDLVVHDEFRDGNVPAGCGNVRILERAVAALPAGVEQLFVRGDSALYEQEVLAWCEEPARGIGYAISADMSPPLRAEIERLPGTAWQPDRDEPDMIREWAEVPSVPDDKDYRKGRPCARRYLAIRVRHRQGELFADGSTAKHFAIVTNREGDGRSLIRWHREKAGTVEHVHHVLKNELAAEALPSGKFGANAAWFRLNVLTYNLLSALKRLALPGDFSDARPKRLRFLVFNTVGTVIHHARRTLLRLTAAVQQTLLALARSKILALSPA; encoded by the coding sequence ATGCCTGAGAAGCCGTTTGCGAGTCCTCGGCTGCCGTTCGAGATTGACGACCGCATTGATCCCCGTCTGGTCACCGCGCATGCGGGTGTGCCCTTGGTGATCGAGCTGTTTCGCCGCGTCGGAGCGGCGCAGGTCGTCGATGAGCAGGTCCGGATCAAACAGCGGCAGCGCGGCGTGACGTCGGCGCAGTGGGTGGAGACGCTGATCGCGCTGTGGGCGGCGGGCGGGGACCGCTGCCAGGACCTCACGACCCTGCGCGCCGATGCCGCACTGGCCGCCCTGCTGGGCTATGAGCTGCCCGCGGCCACCACGATGCGCGACTTCTTGGAGGCGTGTCATGTCGAGGATCTCCCGTTGCTGCGTGCTGGCGAGCAGACGGCCGTGCCCGAGGAGTCGGCGCCCTTGGCGGGCGTGGGGGCCGCGAACCGGCGCATCCTCGCCGCGGTGCAGCAGCAGATGCCGCAGCGCACCGCCACGCTGGATGTGGATGCCACGATCCTGGAAGCCCACAAGCGCACGGCGACGGTGACGTACGAGGGCACGTCGGGCTATCAACCCGTCGTGGTCGTCTGGGCCGAGCAGGACCTGGTCGTCCACGACGAATTCCGGGATGGGAACGTGCCGGCGGGCTGCGGCAACGTGCGCATCCTGGAGCGGGCCGTGGCGGCGTTGCCAGCCGGCGTGGAGCAGCTCTTCGTCCGGGGCGACAGCGCCCTGTATGAACAGGAGGTGCTGGCGTGGTGCGAGGAGCCGGCGCGAGGGATCGGCTACGCAATCAGCGCGGACATGAGCCCGCCGTTGCGGGCCGAGATCGAGCGGCTGCCGGGGACCGCCTGGCAACCAGACCGCGACGAGCCGGATATGATCCGCGAGTGGGCCGAGGTGCCCTCTGTCCCCGATGATAAGGACTACCGGAAGGGTCGGCCTTGCGCGCGGCGCTACTTGGCGATTCGCGTGCGACACCGCCAAGGCGAGCTGTTCGCGGATGGCAGCACCGCGAAACACTTCGCGATCGTGACCAACCGGGAGGGCGACGGTCGCTCCCTGATCCGCTGGCACCGAGAGAAGGCCGGGACGGTGGAGCATGTGCATCATGTCCTCAAGAACGAGTTGGCGGCAGAGGCCCTGCCCAGTGGGAAGTTTGGCGCCAATGCCGCCTGGTTCCGGCTCAACGTGCTCACGTATAACCTGCTCAGCGCGTTGAAGCGCCTCGCGCTACCCGGAGATTTCTCCGACGCCCGGCCGAAGCGGCTGCGGTTTCTGGTGTTCAATACGGTCGGCACAGTCATCCATCATGCCCGCCGCACGCTCTTGCGCCTCACAGCAGCGGTCCAACAGACCCTTTTGGCCTTGGCGCGAAGCAAAATCCTGGCGCTCAGCCCTGCTTAG
- a CDS encoding transposase, translating to MEFEGALYHVIARGNRRAALFHDDADYQTYLDRLERYRQRDGMTLYAYVLMANHVHLLVETGIVPLSRTMQTLQFTYSQYYNRRYRKTGHLFQGRYTAILCDREAYLLELVRYLHLNPARLRTPLNPWSYKWSSHRAYLGESGTVQVQSATVLDQFHRQLGPARQAYLQFLKAGIRQGHDERYYETVDQRFLGDARFVAEVGRRAGKRYPVTTRPRRVSFERLLHAIADLHGVMPHAIFAPGRRRAPVPARAMLVYLAREWGAVSTQELGRRLQRDPSMISRLASRYAMQRDDKAEAHLSKALNQ from the coding sequence GTGGAGTTTGAGGGGGCGCTCTATCACGTCATTGCCAGGGGCAACCGCCGGGCAGCGCTCTTTCACGATGATGCCGATTACCAGACCTATCTGGATCGCCTTGAACGGTATCGCCAGCGCGACGGCATGACCCTCTATGCTTACGTTCTTATGGCGAATCACGTGCACCTCCTAGTCGAAACCGGCATCGTTCCGCTCTCCCGTACGATGCAGACGCTTCAGTTCACATACAGCCAATATTACAACCGCCGGTATCGTAAGACCGGCCACCTGTTCCAAGGACGCTACACGGCGATCCTCTGTGACCGGGAAGCCTATCTACTGGAATTGGTTCGCTATCTCCATCTGAATCCGGCCCGTCTGCGGACGCCCCTGAACCCCTGGTCTTATAAGTGGAGCAGCCACCGCGCCTACCTGGGAGAGTCAGGGACCGTGCAGGTGCAATCGGCCACGGTGCTCGACCAGTTCCACCGCCAACTGGGGCCGGCCCGGCAGGCATATCTGCAATTTCTCAAAGCCGGGATCAGACAGGGGCATGACGAGCGCTACTATGAGACGGTGGACCAGCGGTTTCTTGGAGATGCACGGTTTGTGGCCGAGGTCGGCCGTCGAGCAGGGAAACGCTATCCCGTCACCACCCGACCGCGACGGGTGTCCTTTGAGCGTCTACTCCACGCCATCGCCGACCTACATGGAGTGATGCCCCACGCCATCTTTGCCCCGGGACGGCGTCGGGCACCGGTCCCAGCACGAGCCATGCTGGTGTATCTGGCGCGGGAGTGGGGGGCGGTCAGCACCCAAGAGCTCGGACGACGGCTCCAACGAGACCCATCCATGATCAGCCGGTTGGCCAGTCGTTATGCGATGCAGCGGGATGACAAGGCGGAAGCCCACCTGAGCAAGGCGTTGAACCAATAA
- a CDS encoding DUF4321 domain-containing protein, translating into MRKSAWLLLVFMLVGGLLGGVMGEILRVIAPHGTIQSIFATSLTPGINPPLTLDLVLLKITFGLSVKMNLLSFLGIILGMYLYKQV; encoded by the coding sequence ATGAGGAAATCGGCCTGGTTACTGTTGGTCTTCATGCTGGTCGGCGGGCTGCTCGGCGGCGTGATGGGCGAAATCCTCCGGGTCATTGCCCCACATGGGACGATTCAAAGCATCTTCGCCACAAGCCTGACGCCGGGCATCAATCCCCCGCTGACCCTTGATCTCGTCCTCCTCAAAATCACCTTCGGCCTGTCCGTGAAGATGAACCTGCTTTCCTTCCTCGGCATCATCCTGGGCATGTACCTGTATAAACAAGTTTAG
- the uvrB gene encoding excinuclease ABC subunit UvrB, with protein MPPFKLEAPFHPCGDQGQAIEKLVAGIEKKTKHQVLLGVTGSGKTFTIANLVARVQKPTLVLVHNKTLAAQLYQEFKQFLPHNAVEYFVSYYDYYQPEAYIPQTDTYIAKDASINDAIDQMRHAATTSLLQRNDVLIVSSVSCIYGLGSPEVYHGMLLYLEEGMEIRREKILSKLVEIQYQRNDMDFHRGTFRARGDVVEIFPASSDAISVRIELFGDTVDAIHQIDPLTGKSLARLPKVPIYPNTHYLIAPDRYERAITGIEEELDARIAAFKKEGKLLEAQRIEQRTKFDLEMIRAMGYCHGIENYSRHLSGRMPGEPPPTLLDYFPKDFLLVVDESHVTVPQVQGMYEGDYSRKKTLVEYGFRLPSAVDNRPLKFPEFERFINQVVYVSATPGPYELKHAEGQVVEQIIRPTGLTDPVMEVRPAKGQVDDLLAEVRKEAAKGNRVLVTTLTKRMAEDLTEYYHELGVKVRYLHSDIKTLERAEIIRDLRLGVFDVLVGINLLREGLDLPEVSLVAILDADKEGYLRSHRSLIQTAGRAARNVEGRVILYGEGVTESMRLAIEETARRRRIQEEYNQAHGITPETVKKLVPELEYRTAEADYVQLELVAEPATGYGKIGTVEELIQRLEGEMKAAAKQLEFERAAALRDRIRLLRLKALEVQT; from the coding sequence ATGCCGCCCTTCAAACTGGAAGCGCCCTTTCATCCCTGCGGGGACCAAGGCCAGGCGATCGAGAAACTCGTCGCCGGCATCGAGAAGAAGACCAAGCACCAAGTCTTGCTCGGTGTCACCGGCTCCGGCAAGACCTTTACGATCGCCAACCTGGTCGCGCGGGTGCAGAAGCCCACGCTGGTGCTGGTCCACAACAAGACGCTCGCGGCCCAGCTCTATCAGGAGTTCAAGCAGTTCTTGCCCCACAATGCCGTCGAGTATTTCGTCAGCTACTATGATTACTACCAGCCGGAAGCCTATATCCCCCAGACCGACACCTACATCGCCAAGGACGCGTCAATCAACGACGCGATCGACCAGATGCGCCATGCTGCGACCACCTCGCTGTTGCAGCGCAACGATGTGCTGATCGTCTCCTCCGTCTCCTGCATTTACGGCCTCGGCTCGCCGGAGGTCTACCACGGCATGTTGCTCTATCTGGAGGAGGGGATGGAGATCCGACGGGAAAAAATCCTTTCGAAGCTGGTGGAAATTCAGTACCAGCGGAACGACATGGATTTCCATCGCGGCACGTTCCGGGCGAGAGGAGACGTCGTCGAGATCTTTCCCGCCTCCTCCGATGCGATCTCCGTCCGCATCGAACTGTTCGGCGATACGGTGGACGCCATCCATCAGATCGATCCGCTGACAGGGAAGTCGCTCGCGCGGCTGCCGAAGGTGCCGATCTATCCCAACACCCACTACTTGATCGCGCCGGATCGTTATGAGCGGGCGATCACCGGGATCGAGGAAGAGTTGGACGCGCGCATCGCCGCCTTCAAGAAAGAGGGCAAGCTGCTGGAGGCGCAGCGCATCGAGCAACGGACCAAGTTCGACCTCGAAATGATCCGGGCCATGGGCTATTGCCACGGGATCGAGAACTATTCGCGACACCTCAGCGGGCGCATGCCCGGCGAGCCGCCTCCGACCCTGTTGGATTATTTTCCGAAAGACTTCCTGTTGGTCGTGGACGAGTCGCACGTGACGGTGCCGCAGGTGCAGGGGATGTATGAGGGGGACTATTCCCGGAAGAAGACGCTGGTGGAGTATGGCTTCCGCCTGCCCTCGGCAGTGGACAACCGGCCGCTCAAGTTCCCGGAGTTCGAACGGTTCATCAACCAGGTCGTGTACGTATCGGCGACGCCCGGCCCGTACGAACTCAAACATGCGGAGGGGCAGGTGGTGGAGCAGATCATCAGGCCGACCGGCCTGACGGACCCGGTCATGGAGGTGCGGCCTGCCAAAGGTCAGGTCGATGACTTGCTTGCCGAGGTGAGAAAAGAGGCGGCGAAGGGCAACCGGGTGTTGGTCACGACCCTGACCAAGCGGATGGCCGAGGACCTGACCGAGTACTACCACGAGCTGGGGGTGAAGGTGCGGTACCTGCATTCCGACATCAAGACGTTGGAGCGGGCCGAAATCATCCGAGATCTGCGGCTCGGGGTATTCGACGTCCTGGTCGGGATCAATCTGCTCCGGGAAGGGTTGGATCTCCCCGAGGTCAGTCTGGTGGCGATCCTGGATGCGGACAAAGAGGGCTATCTCCGGTCGCACCGGTCGCTGATTCAAACGGCGGGACGCGCAGCCCGGAATGTGGAGGGCCGGGTGATTCTCTATGGCGAGGGGGTGACGGAGTCCATGCGTCTCGCGATCGAGGAGACGGCGAGGCGGCGACGCATCCAGGAGGAATACAACCAGGCCCATGGGATCACGCCCGAAACGGTCAAAAAGCTGGTGCCGGAACTGGAATACCGAACGGCCGAGGCCGATTATGTGCAGCTTGAGCTGGTGGCCGAGCCGGCGACCGGCTATGGCAAGATCGGGACGGTGGAGGAACTGATTCAACGATTGGAAGGCGAGATGAAGGCGGCGGCCAAGCAATTGGAGTTCGAGCGGGCGGCGGCGCTCCGCGATCGCATCAGGCTGTTGAGGTTGAAGGCACTGGAAGTCCAGACGTGA
- a CDS encoding fatty acid cis/trans isomerase: MMPLIGVNRRVTCLWLFMMVISSGCAQPERPWSGASADGRVTAARASLADGVATVSYWRDVKPILERRCVVCHGCYDAPCQLNLGAPQGIERGAHKKKVYDASRLLAVEPTRLFEDGASEADWRKKGFFSVLNPPADGNTQARQAGVLAQMLALKRQHPLPTVAPLPALFDFSLDRPQQCPTREEFGDYARLHPLWGMPYGLPGLTGQEHDLLMRWLDEGAPYGEFDPLPNGYAERIAEWEAFLNGDSLKQQAMSRYLYEHLSLTSLYFDDLPHRQFFRLVRSRTPPGKPIDFISTRRPYDDPGVERVYYRLDPMRVSALSKTHMPYELSHARRTRWTELFLDVRYEVRSLPVYHPDVASNPFIVYRDLPVSSRYRFLLDDAQTFVMQFIKGPVCRGQVALSVIEERFWIFFLDPDSSLLEANAEFLARESKHLRLPTSEQVSPLGVLSWLEYSRLQKAFLKAKQRYLEENRAQAEVEGLKFIWNGDGQNPSAALTVLRHQDSASVVKGLIGRDPKTAWLVSYQLLERIHYLLVAGFDVFGNVGHQLDTRMYMDFLRMEAEFNFLVMLPKEVREKERDLWYRQAHQSVKDYVYGAHIDFPYESGIEYRTADPKAELFELLRTRLGGALDRRHDLALEPDAGLHRSLDVLTHARGRSLSWMPEVAFLLVTDGRESHAPPSLYTVIHDAGLSNIAALFDEEKRRLPEEDALTVARGLIGAYPNAFYRVDRAGLPDFVKAVMELAGEEDYRRLAERFAVRRTDASFWEHSDLLHRLYFELSPIEAGLFDYNRLENR, translated from the coding sequence ATGATGCCGTTGATCGGTGTCAATCGACGAGTCACCTGTCTGTGGTTGTTCATGATGGTCATTTCGTCGGGCTGCGCGCAGCCGGAACGACCCTGGTCCGGCGCCTCTGCGGACGGGCGCGTCACTGCCGCTCGCGCAAGCCTGGCCGACGGGGTGGCGACGGTGAGCTACTGGCGGGACGTGAAGCCGATTTTGGAGCGTCGCTGTGTCGTCTGCCACGGCTGTTATGATGCCCCCTGCCAATTGAACCTCGGCGCGCCTCAAGGTATTGAGCGGGGAGCGCACAAGAAAAAGGTTTACGACGCCTCTCGCCTGCTGGCGGTGGAGCCGACCAGGCTGTTTGAAGATGGAGCATCGGAAGCAGACTGGCGCAAGAAAGGGTTCTTTTCCGTCCTCAATCCGCCGGCCGACGGCAACACCCAGGCTCGGCAGGCCGGCGTCCTGGCGCAGATGCTGGCGTTGAAGCGCCAACATCCACTTCCCACCGTGGCTCCATTGCCGGCCTTGTTCGATTTCTCGCTGGATCGCCCGCAACAGTGCCCGACCCGCGAGGAGTTCGGCGACTATGCCCGCCTACATCCGCTCTGGGGCATGCCCTATGGATTGCCGGGGCTGACCGGCCAGGAGCATGACCTGCTGATGCGCTGGTTGGACGAGGGCGCTCCGTATGGTGAATTTGATCCTTTGCCGAACGGCTATGCGGAGCGGATCGCCGAATGGGAAGCCTTTCTCAACGGCGATTCGCTCAAGCAACAGGCGATGAGCCGCTACCTGTACGAGCATCTCTCCCTCACGAGCCTGTACTTTGACGACCTGCCGCACCGGCAGTTCTTCCGCCTGGTCCGGTCGCGCACGCCGCCGGGCAAACCGATCGACTTCATCTCCACGCGCCGGCCGTACGACGATCCCGGGGTCGAGCGGGTCTACTATCGGCTCGACCCCATGAGGGTGAGCGCGCTGTCCAAGACTCACATGCCCTACGAGCTGAGCCATGCGCGCCGGACACGTTGGACGGAATTATTCCTGGACGTACGCTATGAGGTCCGCTCGCTGCCGGTCTATCATCCGGATGTCGCCTCTAACCCCTTCATCGTCTACCGGGACCTGCCGGTGTCCTCACGCTACCGCTTTCTGCTCGATGACGCCCAGACCTTCGTGATGCAGTTCATCAAGGGGCCGGTGTGCCGGGGCCAGGTCGCCTTGAGCGTGATCGAAGAGCGGTTCTGGATCTTCTTTCTCGACCCGGACAGCTCGCTGCTCGAAGCGAACGCCGAATTCCTGGCGCGAGAAAGCAAGCACCTGCGCCTGCCGACATCCGAGCAAGTGAGCCCGTTAGGGGTCCTCTCCTGGTTGGAGTATTCGCGTTTGCAGAAAGCGTTTCTCAAGGCCAAGCAACGGTACCTGGAAGAGAACCGGGCGCAGGCCGAAGTCGAGGGGCTGAAGTTTATCTGGAACGGAGACGGGCAGAACCCAAGCGCGGCGCTGACGGTCTTGCGGCACCAGGACAGCGCCAGCGTGGTGAAAGGGTTGATCGGACGCGATCCGAAGACCGCCTGGCTCGTCAGCTACCAACTTCTGGAGCGGATTCACTATCTGCTGGTGGCCGGGTTCGATGTGTTCGGCAATGTGGGGCACCAATTGGATACGCGCATGTACATGGACTTTCTGCGGATGGAGGCCGAGTTCAATTTTTTAGTGATGTTGCCGAAAGAAGTCCGCGAAAAGGAACGGGATCTATGGTATCGACAGGCGCATCAATCGGTCAAGGACTATGTCTACGGTGCCCATATCGATTTTCCCTACGAGAGTGGCATCGAATACCGCACCGCCGATCCCAAAGCCGAGCTGTTCGAGTTGTTGCGTACACGCCTGGGTGGCGCGCTCGATCGCCGGCACGATCTTGCGTTGGAGCCAGACGCGGGCCTTCACCGGTCGCTCGACGTCCTGACGCATGCCCGGGGACGGAGCCTGTCCTGGATGCCGGAGGTGGCGTTTCTGTTGGTGACGGACGGCAGGGAATCCCACGCGCCGCCGTCCCTCTACACCGTGATTCACGATGCGGGTCTCAGCAACATCGCCGCGCTCTTCGATGAGGAGAAGCGGCGTCTGCCCGAGGAAGACGCGCTCACGGTAGCGCGGGGACTGATCGGCGCCTATCCGAATGCGTTCTATCGGGTGGATCGGGCCGGCCTGCCGGACTTCGTCAAGGCCGTCATGGAGCTGGCTGGCGAGGAGGATTACCGCCGGCTGGCCGAACGCTTCGCCGTCCGGCGGACCGACGCCTCCTTTTGGGAGCACAGCGATCTGCTCCACCGCCTGTACTTCGAGCTTTCCCCCATCGAAGCCGGCCTTTTCGACTATAACCGTTTGGAGAATCGGTAG
- the thpR gene encoding RNA 2',3'-cyclic phosphodiesterase, which translates to MAVGTKADMIRAFLAVELTDDLRRSVALVQQEVRRRIEGAGRRGSRITWVKPAALHLTIKFLGDTGEQMVESLREALTQALGGRRELSVPLERVGGFPRAQSPRVLWVGPGEEWERSEDCAEAVAWQRSVDEGCRPFGFAPETKSFSPHLTIARIKEGERQVGQALANSGLLDRPLEMGHLVLNGLSLIKSELRPEGPSYTKLWAVQVGERSGSAEGR; encoded by the coding sequence ATGGCTGTTGGAACGAAGGCCGACATGATCCGCGCGTTTCTCGCCGTCGAACTCACGGACGACCTCCGCCGCTCGGTCGCGCTCGTACAACAAGAGGTCCGACGGCGGATCGAGGGAGCCGGGCGCCGGGGTTCGCGCATCACCTGGGTGAAGCCTGCCGCGTTGCACCTGACGATCAAGTTTCTTGGCGACACGGGCGAACAGATGGTGGAGTCCTTGCGGGAGGCCCTCACGCAGGCCCTCGGAGGACGGCGCGAGTTGTCGGTGCCGCTGGAACGGGTCGGCGGGTTCCCGCGGGCGCAAAGCCCTCGCGTGCTCTGGGTCGGGCCGGGAGAAGAATGGGAACGGAGCGAGGACTGTGCCGAGGCCGTCGCCTGGCAGCGTTCGGTCGATGAAGGATGCCGGCCGTTCGGGTTTGCTCCGGAGACCAAGTCATTCAGTCCGCACCTGACCATCGCGCGAATCAAAGAAGGGGAGCGTCAGGTAGGGCAGGCCTTGGCGAACAGTGGCCTGCTGGATCGGCCGTTGGAGATGGGGCACTTGGTCTTGAACGGTCTTTCGCTCATCAAGAGCGAATTGCGGCCGGAGGGGCCGTCGTATACCAAACTCTGGGCCGTTCAGGTCGGCGAGAGGTCCGGTTCAGCCGAGGGCCGATAG
- a CDS encoding competence/damage-inducible protein A, producing the protein MIGKPPASFAEIIAIGSELLLGGRLDSNSLFLTEALAREGVEVRYKSVVGDAVRDIARAIGTAARRARWIVVTGGLGPTSDDCTREAVSFVTKRPLQVRAEALRQMTERLATWNRVPNDAQLRQALIPRGALVLANPVGSAPGFAVRHGQALIAALPGVPAEAQQMFETSVVPLIRAKLKAGKEARPAVRIIRRLFHTFGLPESEVQAKIAHLLPPGSPIRLGIYASPLGVSVSLTVIHEGRGRSPASSSSIDRGRSVGEEAVERTLGAMRDQLAPFVYADEADTMESVVGRLLSQQSLTLAVAESCTGGLIGHRLTQVPGSSDYFEGGVICYSNRMKQDWLAVPEPLLRQHGAVSAEVAAAMARGIRARSGASLGLSITGIAGPGGATPGKPVGLVYIGLATPDGQAQAKEFRFHGTRDMIKLRSSQAALDRVRRWLLERRPT; encoded by the coding sequence GTGATCGGTAAGCCGCCGGCTTCCTTCGCGGAAATCATCGCCATCGGATCGGAGCTCCTGCTCGGCGGCCGCCTGGACAGCAATTCCTTGTTTCTCACCGAGGCGTTGGCGAGGGAAGGGGTCGAAGTCCGATATAAGTCCGTGGTCGGCGATGCGGTCCGGGATATCGCCCGCGCGATCGGGACGGCGGCGCGCCGGGCGCGTTGGATCGTCGTGACCGGCGGCCTCGGGCCCACCAGCGACGATTGCACGAGGGAGGCGGTCTCGTTCGTGACCAAGCGGCCCCTGCAAGTCCGGGCGGAAGCGCTCCGGCAGATGACGGAGCGGCTGGCCACATGGAACCGGGTCCCGAACGACGCGCAGCTCCGCCAGGCGCTGATTCCGCGCGGCGCGCTGGTCCTGGCCAATCCGGTCGGGTCCGCTCCGGGGTTTGCGGTCCGTCACGGGCAGGCGCTCATTGCGGCGCTTCCGGGGGTGCCGGCCGAGGCGCAGCAGATGTTTGAGACTTCGGTGGTCCCGCTGATCCGGGCAAAACTGAAGGCCGGCAAGGAGGCTCGCCCGGCCGTTCGTATTATCCGGCGCCTGTTTCACACCTTCGGCCTTCCGGAATCGGAGGTGCAGGCCAAGATCGCGCACCTGTTACCCCCAGGGAGCCCGATTCGATTGGGGATCTACGCGTCTCCCCTGGGAGTGAGCGTCTCGCTGACGGTGATCCATGAGGGACGGGGCCGTTCGCCCGCCTCCTCTTCTTCTATAGATAGAGGCCGATCGGTTGGGGAGGAAGCGGTCGAACGGACGCTTGGCGCGATGCGCGATCAGCTTGCGCCGTTCGTCTACGCCGACGAGGCGGACACGATGGAATCGGTCGTCGGAAGACTTCTGTCTCAACAGTCGCTCACCCTGGCGGTGGCGGAATCCTGCACCGGCGGATTGATCGGTCATCGCCTGACGCAGGTGCCGGGCTCCTCCGACTATTTCGAAGGCGGCGTGATCTGCTACAGCAATCGGATGAAGCAGGATTGGCTCGCCGTGCCGGAGCCGTTGCTTCGGCAGCATGGGGCGGTCAGCGCCGAGGTCGCGGCAGCGATGGCCCGTGGTATCCGGGCCCGAAGCGGAGCCTCGCTCGGCCTCAGCATCACAGGGATTGCCGGACCGGGCGGAGCGACGCCCGGCAAGCCGGTGGGGCTGGTCTATATCGGATTGGCAACCCCGGACGGACAGGCGCAGGCCAAAGAGTTTCGTTTTCATGGGACAAGGGACATGATCAAGCTCCGTTCTTCACAGGCCGCCCTGGATCGCGTGAGACGATGGCTGTTGGAACGAAGGCCGACATGA
- a CDS encoding chlorite dismutase family protein, which translates to MAGPEQQQQSQQPQRRQFCNFIFYKVDPAWRRLSEDERTRGKQEFIRAIEEYQGKVIVIAYSTVGIRPETDIMLWRISYEMELFQEMSTKIMASGLGKYLSTPYSYLSMTKRSIYVDNHSHEGQESKRLTIIPGRSKYIFVYPFLKTREWFLLTKAARQGMMDEHIEVGHRFPSVKLNTTYSFGLDDQEWVVAFESDKPEDFLDLVMALRETEGSRYTLRDTPIFTCIRKSLKEALDTLGG; encoded by the coding sequence ATGGCAGGCCCTGAACAGCAACAGCAATCCCAACAGCCCCAGCGGCGGCAATTCTGCAACTTCATCTTTTACAAGGTTGATCCCGCCTGGCGCCGCCTGTCGGAAGATGAGCGGACCCGCGGCAAGCAGGAGTTCATCCGGGCCATCGAAGAATACCAAGGGAAAGTCATCGTCATCGCCTACAGCACCGTAGGCATCAGGCCGGAAACGGACATCATGCTCTGGCGCATTTCCTACGAAATGGAACTGTTCCAGGAAATGTCGACGAAGATCATGGCCAGCGGGCTCGGGAAATACCTGTCCACGCCCTATTCCTACTTATCCATGACCAAACGGTCGATCTATGTGGACAACCATTCGCACGAGGGCCAGGAGAGCAAGCGGCTGACGATCATCCCGGGGCGGAGCAAGTACATCTTTGTGTATCCGTTCCTGAAGACCCGCGAGTGGTTCCTGCTGACCAAAGCGGCCCGCCAGGGCATGATGGATGAGCATATCGAAGTGGGGCACCGGTTTCCCTCCGTGAAACTGAACACCACCTACAGCTTCGGCCTCGACGATCAGGAGTGGGTCGTGGCCTTCGAATCGGACAAGCCCGAAGATTTCTTGGATCTCGTGATGGCGTTGCGGGAAACAGAGGGCAGCCGTTACACCCTTCGGGACACGCCGATCTTCACCTGCATCCGCAAGAGTCTCAAGGAAGCGCTCGACACCTTGGGCGGCTGA